Proteins co-encoded in one Salvia miltiorrhiza cultivar Shanhuang (shh) unplaced genomic scaffold, IMPLAD_Smil_shh original_scaffold_399, whole genome shotgun sequence genomic window:
- the LOC131004455 gene encoding protein argonaute 4A-like, whose protein sequence is MFMEFAKVASAKGMVTSPPACVLDENPKNRKKPPSVRVDMMFQQLQSRFKHHPPKFIICLLSDKKLSDLYGPWKRKTLIEFGIQNQCLSTSKIDELYLINLLLKINIKLGGLNHAIVSESTRTIPLVSKIPTMILGIHVSHARAEAPSIASVVGSREWPRVSSYCASLRALPPKSQMIDSLFMPISEQMDAGIMRELLREFHSSSGQKKPAQIIIFRNGLSTSQFKEFLNVEMDQILKACSFLEANWRPKFTVIVSQRQHHTKFFEAGLGVNVPPGTIVDSKVCDVQCTNFYMCAHSARIGTARPTHYHVVVDEIGFTSDDLQELIHSSSYMFQRCNRAISEAAPVRYARLAAALMSQAIKPEEMVNTSQGYQLPKLHKNVASSMFFI, encoded by the exons ATGTTTATGGAGTTTGCCAAAGTCGCCTCAGCTAAAGGAATG GTTACGAGTCCTCCAGCGTGTGTTCTTGATGAAAATcctaaaaatagaaagaaaccGCCTTCTGTTAGAGTCGATATGATGTTCCAACAATTGCAGTCAAGATTCAAGCACCATCCACCAAAATTTATCATCTGCCTTCTTTCTGATAAGAAGCTCTCTGATTTATATG GTCCTTGGAAAAGGAAGACTCTCATTGAGTTTGGAATTCAGAATCAATGCCTTTCAACTAGCAAAATTGATGAGCTATACCTGATCAATTTGCTGCTAAAGATTAACATTAAG CTTGGTGGACTTAATCACGCCATCGTCTCTGAATCAACACGAACCATTCCATTGGTTAGTAAGATTCCTACGATGATTCTTGGTATCCATGTTTCTCATGCTCGAGCAGAGGCGCCTTCCATTGCTTCA GTAGTTGGCTCGAGAGAGTGGCCAAGAGTGTCGAGTTATTGTGCATCTCTCCGTGCACTTCCTCCAAAATCTCAAATGATTGATTCACTTTTCATGCCAATTTCTGAGCAGATGGATGCCGGCATAATGAG GGAGTTGCTGAGGGAGTTTCACTCGAGCTCCGGCCAGAAAAAGCCAGCTCAAATCATAATATTTAG GAATGGATTGAGCACATCACAGTTTAAGGAGTTCTTGAATGTAGAAATGGATCAGATTCTTAAG GCCTGTAGCTTTCTAGAGGCGAACTGGCGACCCAAGTTCACAGTTATTGTGTCACAAAGGCAGCATCACACTAAATTCTTCGAGGCTGGTTTGGGAGTGAACGTTCCTCCAG GAACTATTGTTGACAGCAAAGTTTGTGATGTTCAATGTACTAATTTCTACATGTGTGCTCATTCTGCCAGGATT GGGACAGCAAGGCCGACCCATTACCATGTCGTGGTAGACGAAATTGGTTTCACATCAGATGATCTGCAGGAACTGATTCATTCTTCATCATATAT GTTCCAGAGATGCAACAGGGCGATATCTGAAG CGGCTCCTGTTCGTTATGCACGACTAGCGGCTGCTCTGATGTCGCAGGCGATCAAGCCTGAAGAAATGGTGAATACATCTCAAGGGTATCAACTGCCAAAGTTGCACAAAAATGTGGCCTCTTCAATGTTCTTCATCTGA
- the LOC131004437 gene encoding uncharacterized protein LOC131004437: protein MAPPKQNLPPTPPHEDPTHPFYLSHSDNPGVQLVTQQLTGSNYSSWFRSMTTTLLVKNKLAFVDGSIERPHPNENLYPQWMRCNIMVVSWLRNSVNSEISASIMYIDDAHLIWNDLRDRFSQGNMARVCQLKQQLLNLRQGSEDVGSYFTKLQILWDEYRDFQPTRWCTCDTCRCHSSKKWSEYQMQECSMQFLIGLNPSFAQIRSQIISMIPFPSLSRIFAMVLQEECQRSIEFVPQAPQINTENSGSMINATGYAKGRGAKGKFLCTKCGKTNHTVDKCFEIIGYPPGNGRGRGKTQSDSGRFVNQVSGDESGNLSKASGTMTTADMARIISFLQ, encoded by the coding sequence ATGGCTCCTCCTAAGCAAAATCTTCCTCCCACTCCTCCTCACGAGGATCCAACCCATCCCTTTTATCTATCTCATAGTGATAACCCTGGAGTGCAGCTCGTTACACAGCAACTCACGGGATCAAATTACTCTAGTTGGTTTCGCTCCATGACCACGACGCTCCTTGTGAAAAATAAACTCGCGTTCGtcgatggatctattgagcgaCCTCATCCAAATGAAAATTTGTATCCACAATGGATGCGTTGCAACATTATGGTAGTTTCTTGGTTGCGTAACTCCGTTAATTCTGAAATTAGCGCGAGCATCATGTATATTGATGACGCGCATCTGATCTGGAACGATCTTAGAGATCGTTTTTCTCAAGGAAATATGGCTCGTGTTTGCCAGCTGAAACAACAACTTCTTAATCTGAGGCAGGGATCTGAAGATGTAGGGTCCTATTTCACTAAGCTCCAAATTCTATGGGATGAATACCGCGATTTCCAACCAACACGATGGTGTACCTGTGACACTTGCCGTTGTCACAGCTCAAAGAAATGGAGCGAGTACCAGATGCAAGAATGCTCGATGCAGTTTCTCATCGGTTTGAATCCCTCATTTGCTCAGATTAGATCTCAAATAATCTCTATGATTCCTTTTCCTTCACTGTCACGGATCTTTGCTATGGTGCTTCAAGAAGAATGCCAAAGATCTATTGAATTTGTGCCTCAAGCACCACAAATCAACACTGAAAATTCTGGTTCTATGATAAATGCTACGGGTTATGCTAAAGGCAGAGGTGCAAAAGGAAAATTTCTTTGCACCAAATGTGGAAAAACTAACCACACTGTtgataaatgttttgagataataGGCTATCCCCCTGGTAATGGCAGAGGTCGGGGTAAAACACAATCAGATAGTGGCAGATTTGTGAATCAAGTCAGTGGAGATGAGTCTGGAAATTTGTCTAAGGCTAGTGGAACTATGACAACCGCAGATATGGCTCGGATCATTTCCTTTTTGCAATAG
- the LOC131004453 gene encoding putative late blight resistance protein homolog R1A-10, giving the protein MEAVELLLDKLQQLCLYQAHLIKDCKDDVENLEKNLQLVKAFLKDSSGKKQQTLVLQIRDLVYEMEDIIDAYVTNAATNKSKSFFSRVVLAKPPVNLLGVDQRFQSLLRQIETFRDASSTTSLVQHPKQEPPIRDNLVVGLEDVTEEVKSYLTEETNELDVITIVGMPGIGKTALAWKTYADHDVINEFPIRIWIDVSSEFTMKEVFFAILKHIPSLADDINDKNEVELAQLVAKYLKDGHFLIVMDDVLSTDDWDKLQFALPKSIKKGKVLITSCNESVAWYASKYRSPLRVRFLNPSESWSLLRVKVFGNLECPTELEDIGRLIADQCEGLPLAIVTVARALLEGNLSSSTTIRVWTKVCSRVPQYTSNIFHLNLPYQLRMCFLYFGMFPSDFEIPAWTLICMWIAEGFVQPRGSVSLEETAESYLKDLVSRNLVRVEKIKSNGKIKSCRIHGMLHEYCRIEAGKEGVLQQVQFSDGDFDPPISDLSSCYRLCITSNILDFLACKPSGPRVRSFGFSHDEVCLPLAEISTIPEAFKQLRVLAVPIKFTKIPSDMYRLVHLRFLTLSSDLAVLPASLSKLWSIQTLTVNTTSCTLEMKADICQFTQLRHFKTNVCATLATTAKHGKEGENLQTLATVSPASCTKEFFARACKLKKLGIRGKLSLFLDGEIGSFDCLGELTCLENLKLRNDVPEGQLRRLPPANKFPPSLRNLTLADTQLDWSEMRILGLLKGLEVLKLKCNAFKGGKWVTDDGGFEHLESLYIEDTDLVVWVASAHHFPRLTTLELRRCEKLDQIPIQLADIPTLQFLELYDSRHAAASAIRIRDEIQEHMHEQGPGRNATKFTLSIYPPTE; this is encoded by the exons ATGGAAGCAGTGGAACTCCTTCTAGATAAGCTCCAGCAGCTATGTCTGTACCAGGCACATTTGATCAAGGACTGTAAGGACGACGTGGAGAATCTGGAGAAGAATCTCCAACTTGTGAAAGCCTTTCTGAAAGACTCCTCCGGCAAGAAGCAGCAAACGCTAGTCCTCCAAATACGCGATTTGGTTTACGAGATGGAGGACATCATCGACGCCTATGTAACAAATGCTGCAACCAACAAGTCCAAGAGCTTCTTCAGCAGAGTAGTTTTGGCTAAGCCGCCGGTCAACCTCCTCGGCGTTGACCAAAGATTCCAGTCACTCCTCCGCCAGATCGAAACTTTCAGGGATGCCTCTTCCACCACCTCTCTTGTTCAACACCCCAAACAG GAACCCCCGATTAGAGACAATTTAGTGGTGGGTTTGGAAGATGTGACAGAAGAAGTAAAAAGTTATCTGACTGAAGAAACTAATGAGCTTGATGTGATCACCATCGTTGGTATGCCTGGAATAGGCAAGACTGCACTCGCATGGAAGACTTATGCTGATCATGATGTCATTAATGAATTCCCTATCCGTATATGGATCGATGTATCGAGTGAGTTCACGATGAAGGAAGTCTTTTTTGCCATTTTGAAGCACATCCCCTCGCTCGCAGACGATATTAATGACAAAAATGAGGTCGAGTTAGCCCAACTTGTTGCTAAATATCTAAAGGACGGACACTTCTTGATTGTCATGGACGATGTGCTTTCAACTGATGATTGGGATAAACTCCAATTTGCTCTACCAAAGTCCATTAAGAAGGGGAAAGTCTTGATCACCAGTTGTAATGAGAGTGTAGCTTGGTATGCTAGCAAATACAGGTCTCCTCTCAGGGTGCGTTTCTTGAATCCTAGTGAGAGTTGGTCCCTACTTCGAGTTAAGGTTTTCGGTAATCTTGAATGCCCCACCGAATTGGAAGACATCGGAAGACTGATTGCGGACCAGTGTGAAGGGCTGCCACTAGCAATAGTGACTGTGGCACGTGCTCTTCTGGAAGGCAACTTGTCATCTTCAACTACGATAAGGGTGTGGACTAAAGTTTGCTCGCGAGTCCCTCAATACACTAGTAACATATTTCATCTTAACCTGCCTTACCAGTTGCGGATGTGCTTTCTCTATTTTGGGATGTTTCCATCCGACTTTGAGATCCCAGCGTGGACACTGATATGCATGTGGATTGCAGAAGGATTTGTACAACCCCGGGGAAGTGTCAGCTTGGAGGAAACTGCGGAATCCTACTTAAAGGATCTTGTTAGTAGGAACTTGGTTAGAGTCGAGAAGATCAAGAGCAATGGTAAAATTAAATCATGCCGCATTCATGGCATGCTACACGAGTATTGCAGAATTGAAGCTGGAAAAGAAGGGGTCCTCCAGCAAGTTCAGTTTAGTGATGGGGATTTTGATCCTCCCATCTCTGACCTGTCAAGCTGTTATCGCCTTTGTATTACTTCCAACATCTTGGATTTCCTTGCTTGCAAACCTTCTGGTCCTCGCGTCCGTTCCTTTGGTTTCTCCCATGATGAAGTTTGCTTACCTCTAGCGGAAATTTCCACCATCCCTGAAGCTTTCAAACAACTCAGAGTTTTAGCTGTTCCCATCAAATTTACCAAAATCCCAAGTGACATGTACCGATTGGTCCACCTGAGGTTCCTCACTTTGTCCTCTGATTTAGCTGTTCTTCCTGCTAGCCTTTCCAAGCTTTGGAGCATACAAACTCTTACAGTCAATACCACTAGTTGCACCCTTGAAATGAAAGCAGATATTTGTCAATTCACTCAGTTAAGGCATTTTAAGACGAATGTTTGTGCTACTTTGGCCACGACTGCTAAACATGGCAAAGAAGGTGAAAACCTTCAAACTCTAGCCACGGTTTCACCTGCAAGCTGCACGAAAGAATTTTTTGCCAGAGCTTGTAAGTTGAAGAAGCTGGGCATTCGTGGGAAACTATCCTTGTTTTTGGATGGAGAGATTGGATCATTTGATTGTTTGGGTGAACTGACTTGTCTTGAAAATCTGAAGCTACGAAATGACGTACCAGAAGGTCAACTGCGTAGGCTTCCCCCGGCCAATAAATTTCCACCAAGTCTGAGGAACCTAACATTAGCTGATACACAGCTTGATTGGAGTGAAATGCGTATCCTAGGGTTGCTTAAGGGGCTAGAGGTGCTCAAGTTGAAATGCAACGCATTCAAGGGAGGGAAATGGGTAACAGATGATGGAGGTTTTGAGCATCTTGAATCCCTGTAcattgaagatacagatttagTTGTTTGGGTAGCTTCCGCCCATCACTTTCCCAGGCTTACAACTCTTGAGCTGCGGAGATGTGAAAAACTAGATCAAATTCCAATTCAGCTAGCTGATATACCAACCCTCCAGTTTTTGGAATTGTACGATAGTAGACATGCAGCCGCTTCTGCCATTAGGATACGTGACGAGATTCAAGAACACATGCATGAACAAGGGCCGGGGAGGAACGCCACCAAATTCACGCTCTCCATTTACCCGCCCACTGAATGA